GCAACCGACTGCTGGTGGCCGGACCGGACGCGCCGTTCTGCAACACCGTCCAGCAGTACGACGAGTACGGGCTCGGCCCACGGGTCGCCGACACCGACCTGCCGCCGTTCTGCCTGGAACTCACCGACTTCACCGCGACGTTCCTCGACAACGGCCAACCGGCCAGCTACCGGGCCGAGGTCGCCGTCGACGAACCGGGTCGGCCGGCACGGACCGAAACGTTCTCGGTCAACTCGCCGCTGCGTCTCGACGGGGCCAACGTCTACCTGCTCGGCCACGGTTATGCCCCGGTGCTGCGCTACACCGACCGGTTCGGTCAGCGGCAGACCGTCACCGCGCCGTTCCTGGCCACCGACGGGATGCTGACCGGCGAAGGCGTCGCCAGCTTCCCGGACGCCAACGTCGACCCGGCGAGCGGCGTCCGCGACCCCGACCTGCAGGTCGCCTTCGAAGGACTCTTCCTGCCCAGCACCCCGGCGCAGCCACCGTACGTCCGCTCCACCCACCCGGAGCTGCGCGACCCGGCGGTGATGCTCTGGGCCTACCGGGGCAACCTGGGGCTGGACGCCGGCATCCCGGGTTCGGTCTACCGGATCGATCAGCGGCAGGTGACCGCCGGCCGGCTGCTGCCGGTCGGGGAGCCCGAGCTGCTGCGGGTCGGCCAGACGATGACCCTCGACGACGGCAGCAGCATCGAATTCGTCGACATCTCGCAGTACATCACCCTGTCGGTGCGCCACGACCCGGGCAGTTGGCTGCTGCTGGCCAGTTCGGCGCTGCTTCTGGTCGGATTGATGCCGGCGCTGTTCGGCCGGCGGCGCCGGGTGTGGTTCCGGCTCACCTCGACACACCCCGACCGCGACTTCACGACGGCCGGTAGTAGCGTGATCGAGGCCGGTGGGCTGCCGCGCACCGACCATCCCGGGTTCGCCGACGAGTTCCGGGAGCTCATCCGGGCGGTCGGTGACGTCACCGCAAGCGCCACCGGACGGCGGGAAGGACGGCACTAATGGCGGCTCTGTCGGATCAACTCCTGGTCGTGGCGATCTTCGCGTACCTGTTCGCGATGATCTGCCACGCGATCGAAGCCGGCTTTGTCGACCGCCGGGTCGACCAGCGGATCGGTCGGCGCGCCGACGACCGGTCGGCCGTACCCGCTGACGAACTAGTCACCGTCGCCACCGGAACCGGAACCGGAACCGGTGCCGGAACCGGTGCGGACCCCGCGTCCGCCGGGCCGGTCGGCCAGCCGCCAGCGGACCAGCCAGCGGACCCGCCCACGCCCGGCGGCTGGTCCGCCGTACCGCTGGTCGGCTGGTTCGCCATCGGCGCCACCGTGCTCGGCGCGCTGGTGCACCTGGCCTGCCTGGTCACCCGGGGCATCGCCGCCGAACGGTTGCCCTGGGGCAACATGTACGAGTACGTGCTGGCGATCACCTTCGTCGGGGTGGCCGCCTGGCTGGTGCTGGTCTTCCGCCGACCGACGCTGCGCACGCTCGGTCTGTTCGTCAACCTGGTCGTGATCGCCCTGCTCGGCCTGGCCGGCCTGGTGTTCTACACCGCGATCACGCCGCTGCTGCCGGCGTTGCGCTCCGCCTGGTACGCCATCCACGTCAGCACGATCATGGCCTCGTCCGGGGTACTGCTGCTCGGCTTCGTCCCTGCGGTGATGTTCCTGCTCCGGTCCGGCTACGAACAGGGCCGATCGGGCTTCCCGTACGGGCTGGCCAAGCGGGTTCCGTCGGCGGCGGCGCTGGAGCGGCTCACCTTCGGCCTGCACGCGGTCGCCTTCCCGGTCTTCACCTTCGCCGTGATCGCCGGCGCGATCTGGGCGGAAGCGGCCTGGGGCCGGGCCTGGGCCTGGGACCCGAAGGAGACCTGGGCGTTCATCTCCTGGGTGGTCTACGCCGGATACCTGCACGCCCGGGCCACCCCGAGCGTACGGCGGACCACGGTCACCTGGATCGCGATCTTCGGGTTCGCCACCATGCTGATGAACCTGATCGGGGTCAACTTCTTCTTCGAGAGCCTGCACTCGTACGCCGACGTGGACTGAGCACCCGCCGGCCGCGCGGTGCGACGGTGACCCGGCGCACCCGCCCCAGGTGGTGGCACCCGGGGCCCGGTACGACAGACTTGGCGACATGGCGGTTGCAGGATTCCCGTACCAGGATCTGAAAGACTTTGTCGCGGCGCTGGAGCAGGCCGGCGAGCTGCGACGGGTCGGCGTACCGGTGGACCCGACGCTGGAGATCAGCGAGGTGGTCACCCGGACGGTCCGCGCCGGTGGCCCGGCGCTGCTGTTCGAGCGGCCGACCCGGGGTGAGATGCCGGTGGCGATCAACCTGTTCGGTACGGAACGCCGGACCGCGATGGCGCTCGGCGTCGACCGGCTGAACGAGATCGGCGACCGGATCGGGGCGATGATCAAGCCCGACCTGCCGGTCGGCTGGTCCGGCATCCGCGACGGGCTGGGCAAGGTCATGCAGCTCACCTCGCTGCCGCCGCGCAAGGTCAAGACCGCGCCCTGCCAGGAGGTCGTCTACACCGGTGCGGACGTCGACCTCAACCGGCTCCCCGGACTGCAGGTGTGGCCCGGCGACGGCGGCATCTTCCACAACTACGGGCTGACCCACACCAAGCACCCGGAGACCGGCAAACGCAACCTGGGCCTCTACCGGCTGCAGCAGCACTCGCGGAACACGCTCGGCATGCATTGGCAGATCCACAAGGACTCCACCGCCCACCACGCGGTCGCCGAGCGGCGCGGGGAACGCCTGCCGGTGGCGGTGGCGATCGGCTGCGACCCGGTGGTCAGCTACTCGGCGTCGGCACCGCTGCCCGGCGACATCGACGAATACCTGTTCGCCGGGTTCCTGCGCGGCCAGCGGGTGGAGATGGTCGACTGCAAGACCGTACCGTTGCAGGTGCCGGCGCACGCCCAGGTCGTCCTGGAGGGCTACCTGGAGCCGGGCGAACGACTGCCCGAAGGCCCGTTCGGCGACCACACCGGCTTCTACACTCCGGTCGAACCGTTCCCGGTGCTGCACATCGAGTGCATGACGACGCAACGGAACCCGTTGTACCACTCGATCATCACCTCCAAGCCGCCGCAGGAGGACCACGGGCTCGGCAAGGCCACCGAACGGATCTTCCTGCCGCTGCTGCGGATGCTGATCCCGGACATCGTCGACTACGACCTGCCGGCCGCCGGGGTGTTCCACAACTGCGTGATCGTGTCGATCCGCAAGCGCTACCCGAAGCACGCCCAGAAAATCATGTCGGCGATCTGGGGTGCCCATCTGCTGTCGTTGTCGAAGCTGATCGTCGTGGTCGACGACGACTGCGACGTGCACGACTACCACGAAGTGGCGTTCCGCGCCTTCGGCAACGTCGACTACGCCCGTGACCTGCTGCTCACCGAGGGGCCGGTGGATCACCTCGACCACTCCTCGTACCAGCAGTTCTGGGGCGGCAAGGCCGGCGTCGACGCGACCCGCAAGCTGCCCACCGAGGGCTACACCCGGGGCTGGCCCGAGGAGATGACCATGTCACCGGAGATCGTGTCTTTGGTTGACAAGCGGTGGCGGGAGTACGGGATCTCGTGAGCGCCGCGTCTGCCGCCCAGCCCGCCGCCGGACCGGCCGGCGCGCCCGCCGCCCCGGTCGGCCGGGTCAAAGCCTTCCTCCGGCTGGTCGCGATCGAGCATTCGGTCTTCGCCCTGCCGTTCGCCTACCTGTCGGCGTTGACGGCGATGGTCGACCTCGGCGGCGGGATCCGCTGGCTGGACCTGCTGCTGATCACGATCGCCATGGTGGGTGCCCGGACGTTCGCCATGGCCGCGAACCGGGTCATCGACCGGCACATCGACGCGCGCAATCCGCGTACCGCCGGCCGGGAACTGGTCACCGGGGCGGTGAGCGTCCGGACCGCCTGGACCGGCGCGGGCGTCGCGCTCGTGGTGTTCCTCGGCGCGGCGGCGCTGCTCAACCCGCTCTGCCTGGTCCTCGCCCCGCTGGCGGTCGTCCCGCTGGTGGCCTACCCGTACGCCAAGCGGTTCACCGACTGGCCGCACGCCGTGCTGGCGGTGGCGCAGATGGTCGGGCCGGTCGGTGCCTGGCTGGCGGTCACCGGGACGTTCGACGGTGCCGGGCCGGCGATCCTGCTCGGCGCGGCGGTCGGGCTGTGGATCGGCGGCTTCGACCTGATCTACGCCTGTCAGGACGACGAAATCGACCGCGAGATCGGGGTACGGAGCGTGCCGGCCCGGTACGGCCGGGCGTTCGCCCTGCACACCTCCAGTCTCGTGCATATCGTGACTTTTGTGCTGTTCGTCTGGTTCGGGACGCTGGTCGGGTTCGGCTGGCCGTGGTGGATCGGGCTGGCGCTGACCGCGCTGGCGTTCGGCTACCAGCATCTGGTGGTGAGCCCGACCGATCTGTCCAAGGTGAACCGGGCGTTCTTCACCGCCAACGGGTTCGTCGGCATCGCGCTGTTCGTCTTCGCCCTCGCTGACCTGGTCCTGCGACTCGGCCTACGCGGCTGACGACAGCGACGGTACGTTTTCCGCCGGCCGGATAGGCGGCATCGTCCGCTGTGACGCCGAAACGGCTCGGAGCCCCGATTCCCGTTACGGCGGGTCAGGGCTCCGGTACACCTCAGGCAGCTCCCGAGGGAGCTGCGACTCTGACCGACCATGGTGCCAGCGTCCAGGAACGGCATGCCTCAATGAAGGGCAGCTCCCGAGGGAGCTGCGACTGTCCCGGCCGGGGTGGCGCGACCAGACACGCGCCAAGCCTCAATGAAGGGCAGCTCCCGAGGGAGCTGCGACATGGTGGTTCCGTCCATCGCGGACACCGAGAATTGGCCTCAATGAAGGGCAGCTCCCGAGGGAGCTGCGACCGGCCGCCAACTGAGGATCCGCGCGCAACGTCCGGCCTCAATGAAGGGCAGCTCCCGAGGGAGCTGCGACCTGGGCCAGCTTGACGGCGACGAATCCGGCGATCAGGCCTCAATGAAGGGCAGCTCCCGAGGGAGCTGCGACATCGACCCTGACGCCGGCAAGACCCGGGTCTCGGAGCCTCAATGAAGGGCAGCTCCCGAGGGAGCTGCGACAGGGTACAGATTCTACCCCTCCTGACCTGCTGCGGAACAAGTCCGCCGCGAAGGGTCCGCCAAACGAGGGCTTCACGAGAGGCCTGAAGCGGCCATCATCCACTATAGAATATGTCCTGATCAGGGAAAACAGCTCCGCGAAGGGTCCGCGCTCAGAGGCGTCATGACGGACCCTTCGCGGAGGGGGTCAGACGGAGGAGCCTCGGACCCGATAACCAGAGATGGGGTCCGAGGCTCCGTGGTCCGTCCGTGAACCGCTCGGCGGGTTCCGATGCAGGCTCAGCCGCGTACCTTGGTCATCTCGACGAAGCTCGACCACGACGACGGGGCGAACGCCAACGTACCGCCGTCGCGGTCCTTGGTGTCCCGGACGTAGACCCGGCCGGGTAGGTTGTCGGCTACCTCGACGCAGTTGCTGTGACCGTTGCTGCGGGTCGACTTGCGCCAGTTCACATCAGTGTTCATGCTCATCGACCACCCTCATCGTCAGGTCACGGACCCGGACCAGTCCGAAGCGGGGCGTCCGAGGCTCCGTTGTCCGCCTGCAGCCCTACTCAGGGCATCCTTGCCACGTCGGTGACGAACGCCGACCAGGCGGCCGGGCTGAAGGCGAGCGTGCCGCCGTCGCGGTCCTTGGTGTCCCGGACGAGGACGCGGCTGAGAAGGTTGTCCGCCACCTCGATGCAGTTGCTCCCGCCGTTGCTGCGGGTCGACTTGCGCCAGCTCGGCGTGGTTACGTCCATGAATCCACTGCTTTCATGATCAGGTCGAGGCTCTGGTCCTGTGGGAGAGCATACTCTCGGATCGCTTCCCACTGCCGGTCCAGCAGGTCGACCGCTGCCGGGTCCTCCACGACGTCGCCAGCGCCGGGCGCGTCGCGCAGTCCCACGGTTCGCCCGTGAGCCGTCGCGAGCGCCACCGGTCCGTCCAGTCCCGCATACGCCCCGACGTAGGCGGGGACGATGAAGACGCTGATGTTCGGCCGCTCGATCGCTTCGGCCAGCACGGTCAACTGTTCATGCATCACCGCAGGTCCACCGACCGGTCTGCGGAGTGCGGAGTCATCCAAGATGACGACGACCCGGGGCGGGTTGGCTTCTCGGGTGACGACTCCCCAACGGGCGAGCCGGGCCGCGACCGCGTCGTCTGCCGCTACGCCCGATCGCGTGGTGCCGATGACCGCACGTGCGTACGCCTCCGTCTGGAGCACTCCGGAGATGACGGCTAGCTCGAAGTAGCGCAGCATCGTCGCTTCACGCTCGTAGTCGAGCCAGGGCCGCAACCAGACAGGGGCGGACTCTCCAATCACGAACTTTCTATAGAACTTCATGAACCCGGTCCGGTATTGCCGGTCCACCGCCGTGAGGTAGTCCGGGAGCGCCGGGCGTTCGCCGCGCTCCACCGCGCCGACGTGCGACGCCGAGAAGTGGATGCGCTCCCCCCACGACTCCTGAGTCAGCCCCAGCAACTCGCGGATCCGTCGCAAGTCCTCTATCAGATATTCGCTCGCGCTCATATACCTTCACGTCCCCCAATCTCGCCGTGCGACCACCACTCACCACAGGTGCGTCACCGGGTCGATGATCGTCACCACCGGGCCGTACCTACTTGCTGTGTATCTTCCGCCCCGGCCCTCTGTCAGTCCAGGGTGGAAGAGACCCGGCGGGTGGGTGTGTTCACACTCCCCGAACGCCACGGCACCATCCGCCGGGTCCCCACTCCACCGGATCCAAGGGGGACAGCGTGCGGAATGACGACGGGATCGGAAACGCGAACGGGTCGCGCATTGTGCGTAACCTCGCGGCGGCTCGGCGGGGACGGCTTCCGATCCGTAACCCCGGTCATTACGACACCACCGCAGGTGTGTGGCGGCTGGCGCGGAATGTGCCGCCGCCGCGTCCGGCGTCGCTGGTGGCGAACCGGGCGGTGGCTCTGGTCAACCAGCACATGCCGGTGCGTGCCACGGTGGAGTGTCGAAGCTGCGGCACTCCCGCCTTCTGTGAACGGTTCCGGCGGGCGTTCGCCGTACTGCAGCGGGTCGACCCGGGGCGGGCGAAGCGGGTCCGCGCCGTTCTGGCGTACGCCGGGTTGTGGCCGGCCGGGGCGTCCGAGCCGCCGGTCGCCAGCAACCAGCCGGTGAAGCTGCGCCCCGGCGACGTGGTCGACGTCCGGGCGGCGGACCACCTGGACGGGCTGCGTCCGGTGCGGCTGACGGTGGCCGAGGTCGGCCCGGACGTGCCGTGGCAGTCGTGGATCATCGTGATGGGACCGGAGATCAGCGACGATCCGGAGCGGTCCGGCACGTTGGTGATGGTGCGCCCGTACAAGGATGCGCTCGTACGTCCCGGTGTGCTGACCCGTCACGAACCTCGTCACGAACAAGGTTGCCCGGCGCGGCCCCCGGTCGACCCCGACCCCGGCTCTGAGGGTGCGTGAGCCCGTTCGGCCGCGACTGCCGGCCGCCGGTGACGTGGTGCTGTTGAGCCGGGCGGCAAGCGTCCAGTTCGCCGCGCGGCCGATCCGTTTCCGGGTGATTCGCCGCGACGAGCGGCAGACGTACCACGGGTGGTGCTGGCTCGACGGTTACGAGTTGGACGCGGCCGGCGACGCGGTGCAGCGCCGAGAGGTGTTCGTCCAACTCGCCGGGCTTCGGCGGCTCACCCCGAGATAGCGGTCACCAAGATCAGTTGATGTATTTACGGACGACACGCCGATGGATTCCCGGTTCTACGACAAATGATCTTCGGGCCGTACGGATGCGCGGCCGACGCCGGCGGAGACGGTCGGTGCTGGAGGAGGTCGAGGGTCCTCGGTGGGTCGTTCTCGCCACCGGGACCAAGCGGGCACCTGGTCGCGCGACACGGCCCGCCTGCGCAGCCGCAGCTGACGGTCCGCGCCGAGGTGAGGCCTATCCACCTTACGACGCCGTTGTAACGTGGATCAGCCTCACCTCGATGATTGCTGACCGCCGTTTCACGCTTGATAGACGGCATCGCACTTGTTGTGGTGACCCGAATCCTGGGGCGTGATGGTCCAGGCTTGATCTTGATCGACGATCAGGAATTTCTGGGTGGATTGAGGTCGCAGACCAGGTCGAAGGCTTCCGTGCGGCGCGGTGCAGCGCCGCGAGCCGCGAGGTGTTCGTCCAACTCGCCGGGCTTCGGCGGCTCACCCCGAGATAGCCGTCACCAAGATCAGTTGATGTAAATACGGCGACACGCCGATGGAATCCCGGTTCTACGACAACTGATCTTGCTGGTGTGATCCGGATCCTTGGGGCTGATGGTCCAGGCCCGAGATGTTCCTCCAACGGAGTATGGTCCGTCCCATGCGAGCGGCAGGATCTACGGGGCATATGTGGCAAAACCGGTAGAGGTGGCAGCGGTGAGACGACCGTGGGTGGTCGGGATCTCCGGCGCGTCGGGTACGCCGTACCCGGCGGCGGTGCTGCGCGCCTTGTTCGACGCCGGGCACCCGGTCGACCTGGTCGTCTCCCGGGCGGCCCGGCTCACCATCTTCGACGAGACCGGCGCGCCGCTGCGGGACAGCCACTGGCGGGAGGACCTGGCCCGTTGGCTCGGGCGCGATCTCGACGACGCCGACGTACGGTTCTGGCCCGCCGGTGACCTCGCCGCCGGCCCGAGCAGCGGGTCCTATCCGGTACGCGGCATGGTGGTGGTGCCGGCGAGCACGGCCGCGTGTGCGGGCATCGCCATCGGGCTGTCCAAGGATCTGCTGCAGCGGGCGGCCGAGGTCAACATCAAGGAGCATCGGCCGGTGGTGTTGGTCCCACGTGAGACCCCGGTGACCCGCAGCCATCTGGAGCACCTGATCACACTGCACGACGCCGGGGTGGTGGTGCTGCCGGCCAGTCCCGGCTTCTACGGTGCCGGCGCGGCTGCGTCCGCCGCCCAGCTGGTCGATTTCGTCGCCGGAAAGGTGCTCGACGTGCTCGACGTACCGCACACGCTGTTCCGTCGATGGTCCGGCGAGATCGCCGCCGCTCGCCGCCAGGGCCCGGCCGACTGACCAGCCCGCAGCGCGGGTGGACGAGCGTCAGCCTGCCGCGCGGCACGGACGAGCGTCAGTACGAACTCGTCCCGCTCGAACCGTTCTCGGTGTGCCGGGGTCGGTGCTCTGCGGCGTCGGCCTGCATCTCCTCCAGTACGCCTTCCCCCTCAAGTAGTGCGCGCACCTCGGACTCGCGGAACCGTCGATGGCCCCCGGGAGTTCGGATGCTGCCGATCCGGCCGGCCGCTGCCCATCGAGTGACGGTCTTCGGGTCGACGCGGAACAGCGCGGCTACCTCGCCTGGTGTCAGCAGACGATCTCCAGTGTCCACGGTCCCCTCCTCGCGTACACGACGGCTCTGACCTGGCCAGTCAGCCCCCCGATGGACCGTGTGCCAGATGCCGTCGTGCCAGACGTACGGCCATTAGAGCACCGGCTGACCGCCGTGTCCGGGAAATGAGGAAAGCTACCTGAGTGGGAGAATGGCCGGTAGGATTTGCGGCTTATATGGACTTTAGTCGGTGGATCGGTGACCTGTCCGGGGGAGCCGAAGATGGAAAGCGGGGGTTTCTGGCCGGACCCGTTAGGGTCTACATTCCGTGGACGCCATCGACCTTCGGCTCGTCGACCTGTTACGCGGCAACGCCCGGCTCTCCTACGCCGAACTTGCCCGGCAGGTCGGGCTGTCCGCGCCCGCCGTACACGAGCGGATCGGCAAGCTCGAATCCGGCGGGATCCTGCGGGGATATCGGGCCGACGTCCGCCCCGAAGCGGTCGGTCTCGGAGTCACCGCGCTGATCGGGCTGGTCGAGGACTCCGGCGCGGAGACCGACAAGGTCCTCGACGCCCTGCGGGCCATGCCCGAGATCGAGTCCTGCTACTTCATGGCCGGAGTCGAATCGTTCCTCTGCCTCGCCCGCGTCGGCACCATCGCCGAACTCGAACAGCTCATCGTCCGGCTCAATCGCACGCCCGGGATCGCCAACACCCGCACCAGCGTCACCCTCTCCACCAAATGGGAGAACCGGCCGCAGCCGCTGACCAGTTGATCCGCCGGACCGCTGCCCGGTCGGCCGCTGCCCGGTCGGCCGGCGACCGGTCGGCCGGCGACCGGTCGGCTGTTACCGTCGGCGGATGGAACAACTGGACCGGTGCGACGACGCGGACCGGGCCTGGGTCACCGACGCCATCGCCAGGGTCGAAGCCGACGCCAACCGTTCCGCCGA
The sequence above is a segment of the Solwaraspora sp. WMMD406 genome. Coding sequences within it:
- a CDS encoding menaquinone biosynthesis decarboxylase, whose protein sequence is MAVAGFPYQDLKDFVAALEQAGELRRVGVPVDPTLEISEVVTRTVRAGGPALLFERPTRGEMPVAINLFGTERRTAMALGVDRLNEIGDRIGAMIKPDLPVGWSGIRDGLGKVMQLTSLPPRKVKTAPCQEVVYTGADVDLNRLPGLQVWPGDGGIFHNYGLTHTKHPETGKRNLGLYRLQQHSRNTLGMHWQIHKDSTAHHAVAERRGERLPVAVAIGCDPVVSYSASAPLPGDIDEYLFAGFLRGQRVEMVDCKTVPLQVPAHAQVVLEGYLEPGERLPEGPFGDHTGFYTPVEPFPVLHIECMTTQRNPLYHSIITSKPPQEDHGLGKATERIFLPLLRMLIPDIVDYDLPAAGVFHNCVIVSIRKRYPKHAQKIMSAIWGAHLLSLSKLIVVVDDDCDVHDYHEVAFRAFGNVDYARDLLLTEGPVDHLDHSSYQQFWGGKAGVDATRKLPTEGYTRGWPEEMTMSPEIVSLVDKRWREYGIS
- a CDS encoding DUF397 domain-containing protein, giving the protein MDVTTPSWRKSTRSNGGSNCIEVADNLLSRVLVRDTKDRDGGTLAFSPAAWSAFVTDVARMP
- a CDS encoding Lrp/AsnC family transcriptional regulator → MDAIDLRLVDLLRGNARLSYAELARQVGLSAPAVHERIGKLESGGILRGYRADVRPEAVGLGVTALIGLVEDSGAETDKVLDALRAMPEIESCYFMAGVESFLCLARVGTIAELEQLIVRLNRTPGIANTRTSVTLSTKWENRPQPLTS
- the mqnP gene encoding menaquinone biosynthesis prenyltransferase MqnP is translated as MSAASAAQPAAGPAGAPAAPVGRVKAFLRLVAIEHSVFALPFAYLSALTAMVDLGGGIRWLDLLLITIAMVGARTFAMAANRVIDRHIDARNPRTAGRELVTGAVSVRTAWTGAGVALVVFLGAAALLNPLCLVLAPLAVVPLVAYPYAKRFTDWPHAVLAVAQMVGPVGAWLAVTGTFDGAGPAILLGAAVGLWIGGFDLIYACQDDEIDREIGVRSVPARYGRAFALHTSSLVHIVTFVLFVWFGTLVGFGWPWWIGLALTALAFGYQHLVVSPTDLSKVNRAFFTANGFVGIALFVFALADLVLRLGLRG
- the ccsB gene encoding c-type cytochrome biogenesis protein CcsB, which codes for MAALSDQLLVVAIFAYLFAMICHAIEAGFVDRRVDQRIGRRADDRSAVPADELVTVATGTGTGTGAGTGADPASAGPVGQPPADQPADPPTPGGWSAVPLVGWFAIGATVLGALVHLACLVTRGIAAERLPWGNMYEYVLAITFVGVAAWLVLVFRRPTLRTLGLFVNLVVIALLGLAGLVFYTAITPLLPALRSAWYAIHVSTIMASSGVLLLGFVPAVMFLLRSGYEQGRSGFPYGLAKRVPSAAALERLTFGLHAVAFPVFTFAVIAGAIWAEAAWGRAWAWDPKETWAFISWVVYAGYLHARATPSVRRTTVTWIAIFGFATMLMNLIGVNFFFESLHSYADVD
- a CDS encoding BldC family transcriptional regulator: MDTGDRLLTPGEVAALFRVDPKTVTRWAAAGRIGSIRTPGGHRRFRESEVRALLEGEGVLEEMQADAAEHRPRHTENGSSGTSSY
- a CDS encoding DUF397 domain-containing protein → MSMNTDVNWRKSTRSNGHSNCVEVADNLPGRVYVRDTKDRDGGTLAFAPSSWSSFVEMTKVRG
- a CDS encoding cytochrome c biogenesis protein ResB encodes the protein MRNSWRQLTSMRTALILLFLLAVAAIPGSLLPQRDVNIENVNTYFQENPRLAPVLDRLGAFDVFASPWFSAIYLLLFTSLVGCIVPRLRDHLRALRTPPPPVPRRLDRLPQYAVLPADQLATGDGPAAAGDGGLAAIAALLRKRRWRVVVAPGAVSAEKGHLKETGNLVFHFSLVAVLVGVALGSWYGWHGNRLLVAGPDAPFCNTVQQYDEYGLGPRVADTDLPPFCLELTDFTATFLDNGQPASYRAEVAVDEPGRPARTETFSVNSPLRLDGANVYLLGHGYAPVLRYTDRFGQRQTVTAPFLATDGMLTGEGVASFPDANVDPASGVRDPDLQVAFEGLFLPSTPAQPPYVRSTHPELRDPAVMLWAYRGNLGLDAGIPGSVYRIDQRQVTAGRLLPVGEPELLRVGQTMTLDDGSSIEFVDISQYITLSVRHDPGSWLLLASSALLLVGLMPALFGRRRRVWFRLTSTHPDRDFTTAGSSVIEAGGLPRTDHPGFADEFRELIRAVGDVTASATGRREGRH
- a CDS encoding helix-turn-helix transcriptional regulator yields the protein MSASEYLIEDLRRIRELLGLTQESWGERIHFSASHVGAVERGERPALPDYLTAVDRQYRTGFMKFYRKFVIGESAPVWLRPWLDYEREATMLRYFELAVISGVLQTEAYARAVIGTTRSGVAADDAVAARLARWGVVTREANPPRVVVILDDSALRRPVGGPAVMHEQLTVLAEAIERPNISVFIVPAYVGAYAGLDGPVALATAHGRTVGLRDAPGAGDVVEDPAAVDLLDRQWEAIREYALPQDQSLDLIMKAVDSWT
- a CDS encoding UbiX family flavin prenyltransferase; this encodes MRRPWVVGISGASGTPYPAAVLRALFDAGHPVDLVVSRAARLTIFDETGAPLRDSHWREDLARWLGRDLDDADVRFWPAGDLAAGPSSGSYPVRGMVVVPASTAACAGIAIGLSKDLLQRAAEVNIKEHRPVVLVPRETPVTRSHLEHLITLHDAGVVVLPASPGFYGAGAAASAAQLVDFVAGKVLDVLDVPHTLFRRWSGEIAAARRQGPAD